Proteins from a single region of Noviherbaspirillum saxi:
- a CDS encoding EscI/YscI/HrpB family type III secretion system inner rod protein: protein MSERTLSKIQDTGTLMEQVGEANPSGNSAGWSDVADFHAALNHGGQGNAMTPVHAVSAHGDIQSMLSSLQSVSSRLQTRNKAIDKALFKSSESYDPQAMWKVTHEMSEMYLEASLATKVIGKVEQAVEQLTRLQ from the coding sequence ATGAGTGAACGCACATTATCCAAAATCCAGGACACCGGTACATTGATGGAACAGGTTGGCGAGGCTAACCCGAGCGGCAATAGCGCCGGATGGAGTGATGTCGCGGACTTCCACGCCGCACTGAACCACGGCGGGCAAGGCAACGCCATGACACCCGTGCATGCAGTATCTGCTCATGGCGATATCCAGTCGATGCTGTCCAGCCTGCAGTCGGTCTCCTCCCGACTGCAGACACGGAACAAGGCCATCGACAAGGCGTTGTTCAAGTCGTCCGAGTCCTACGATCCGCAGGCGATGTGGAAAGTCACTCACGAAATGTCGGAAATGTATCTCGAAGCGAGCCTTGCCACGAAAGTGATCGGCAAGGTCGAGCAAGCCGTTGAACAGCTGACGAGGCTCCAATGA
- the sctJ gene encoding type III secretion system inner membrane ring lipoprotein SctJ, with the protein MMMLSAHNMHRLMRYLAIGLFILALASLAGCKEDTTLLTGLNDADANEVLATLQDDGIPAHKKVSKDGVSIGIGEADLSRATAVLNAKGLPRRRQTKLGEVFKKEGLVSSPLEERARYIYALSQELEFTLMQIDGVILSRVHVVLPEKVAPGEPVTPSSAAVFIKHDRSLDADLILPRIRQLVARSIPGLGVAVQDKISVVFVQGTMPAKRAADTAGNTGLVMQVLGIGLILLIVAGLGGLYYRRADLPFLRKSAA; encoded by the coding sequence ATGATGATGCTCAGCGCGCACAACATGCATCGCCTGATGCGATACCTGGCAATCGGCTTGTTCATTCTTGCGCTGGCTTCGCTGGCCGGATGCAAGGAGGACACCACCTTGTTGACTGGCTTGAACGATGCCGACGCCAACGAGGTTCTCGCCACATTGCAGGACGACGGTATCCCGGCCCACAAGAAAGTGTCGAAGGACGGAGTGTCCATTGGCATTGGCGAAGCGGATCTGTCGCGCGCCACCGCCGTGCTGAACGCAAAAGGATTGCCGCGCCGCCGCCAGACGAAACTGGGCGAAGTGTTCAAGAAAGAGGGCCTGGTGTCCAGTCCGCTGGAAGAGCGTGCGCGTTACATCTATGCTTTGTCGCAGGAACTCGAATTCACGCTCATGCAAATCGACGGCGTGATTCTGTCCCGGGTGCATGTCGTGCTGCCGGAGAAGGTGGCGCCCGGAGAGCCGGTGACGCCTTCGTCTGCCGCGGTATTCATCAAGCACGACCGCAGCCTCGATGCAGACCTGATTCTGCCGCGGATACGCCAGCTCGTCGCGCGCAGTATTCCAGGACTTGGCGTTGCGGTACAGGACAAGATTTCCGTCGTGTTCGTACAGGGAACGATGCCGGCCAAGCGCGCGGCCGATACGGCGGGCAATACCGGGCTGGTGATGCAGGTGCTGGGCATAGGCCTCATCCTGTTGATCGTCGCAGGCCTGGGCGGTCTGTATTACCGGCGCGCGGATTTACCCTTCTTGCGCAAGTCCGCTGCCTGA
- the sctV gene encoding type III secretion system export apparatus subunit SctV, translated as MTTDTLERFTPQKLKTSAISIGAAVAKVEIFVALAVIGIVFLLILPIPTAMLDMLIAVNLFISGFLVVLSLYVAGITAFATFPTILLLTTLFRLGISVATTRSILLHGESGAIVETFGEFVVGGNLVVGMVVFLIVTAVQFIVLTKGAERVAEVSARFSLDALPAKQLAIEGELRANLIDQAEAKRQRGLLDTESQLLGAMDGAMKFVKGDAIAGLMIVAINLLGGLTIGVMGRGLSMSEAMRHYSVLTIGDGLVAQIPALLISMTAAILITRGTQKGGGKKGNFGGELSAQLFAYPKALGTVSAVMVLFALIPGMPSVMFGALALISGGGAYYASRREKTEETTGEKGDKRKQEAQVVHEFNQMDSLQVALPAKFENDPSMQTLINTVNNVRNKLVTGLGMTLPVVVFKYEGGLADDAMEFRVYEVPMLRAQIALDKVGVIGRFAEKAAAIPGSIIEPGGGMGGVDIVWVPRDAAASDPDVQSVAVEWESQIYGRVEQKLLRYGPRFTGVQAAQKFLSWMEEWMPELAKELQKAVPASKYADVLQRLLRENISVRNMRLIMETLADYGQRERDTAALTEFVRFALREQICHQLASDGELQAYVLEPELEEHLSSNIRQAAGGGFLALSPQATNQIIAAIRDAVTEFQPKGRTPVLVCAQDVRRYLRTMLEPEFPEVTILAVTELTPEVRVNVITTIALPDEENREDDFNDWGDDS; from the coding sequence ATGACTACAGATACTCTTGAGCGGTTCACGCCGCAGAAGCTGAAAACGTCGGCGATCTCGATTGGCGCCGCGGTGGCCAAGGTCGAGATTTTCGTCGCGCTGGCCGTCATCGGCATCGTGTTCCTGCTTATCCTGCCGATCCCCACCGCCATGCTGGACATGCTGATCGCCGTCAACCTGTTCATTTCCGGTTTTTTGGTGGTGCTGTCGCTGTATGTGGCGGGCATTACTGCATTTGCGACCTTTCCGACGATTCTGCTGCTTACCACGCTGTTCCGGCTGGGCATCTCGGTTGCGACCACGCGCTCTATTCTGTTGCACGGCGAAAGCGGGGCCATCGTGGAAACCTTCGGCGAGTTCGTGGTCGGTGGCAATCTGGTGGTCGGCATGGTGGTGTTCCTGATCGTGACCGCGGTGCAGTTCATCGTGCTGACCAAGGGCGCGGAACGCGTGGCCGAAGTATCGGCCCGCTTTTCGCTGGACGCGTTGCCGGCCAAGCAGCTGGCAATCGAAGGCGAGCTGCGCGCGAACCTGATCGATCAGGCCGAAGCCAAGCGCCAGCGTGGTCTGCTCGATACCGAAAGCCAGCTGCTCGGTGCGATGGACGGTGCGATGAAATTCGTCAAGGGCGATGCGATCGCCGGCCTGATGATCGTCGCCATCAATCTGCTGGGCGGCTTGACCATCGGCGTGATGGGACGCGGCCTGAGCATGTCCGAGGCAATGCGTCACTACTCGGTGCTGACCATCGGCGACGGCCTGGTCGCGCAGATTCCCGCGCTGCTCATTTCGATGACGGCAGCGATCCTGATCACGCGCGGTACCCAGAAAGGCGGCGGCAAAAAAGGCAACTTCGGCGGCGAACTGTCGGCCCAACTCTTCGCCTATCCCAAGGCCCTGGGCACGGTATCGGCGGTGATGGTGCTGTTCGCGCTGATTCCCGGCATGCCCAGTGTGATGTTTGGCGCACTGGCATTGATTTCCGGCGGAGGCGCCTATTACGCGTCACGCCGCGAAAAGACCGAGGAGACGACCGGCGAAAAAGGCGACAAGCGCAAACAGGAAGCGCAGGTCGTGCACGAGTTCAATCAAATGGATTCGTTGCAGGTCGCATTGCCCGCGAAGTTCGAGAATGATCCATCGATGCAAACCTTGATCAACACCGTCAACAACGTGCGCAACAAGTTGGTCACGGGGCTGGGCATGACGCTGCCGGTTGTGGTCTTCAAGTACGAAGGCGGGCTGGCCGACGATGCAATGGAATTTCGCGTCTATGAAGTGCCGATGCTGCGCGCGCAGATCGCCCTGGACAAGGTTGGTGTGATTGGCCGTTTTGCCGAGAAGGCTGCAGCCATCCCCGGCAGCATTATCGAGCCGGGGGGCGGCATGGGCGGCGTGGATATCGTCTGGGTGCCTCGTGACGCGGCGGCGTCCGATCCCGATGTTCAATCGGTCGCCGTCGAATGGGAATCCCAGATCTACGGCCGCGTCGAACAAAAGCTCTTGCGCTACGGGCCGCGTTTTACCGGCGTGCAGGCAGCGCAGAAGTTCCTGAGCTGGATGGAAGAATGGATGCCCGAACTGGCGAAGGAATTGCAGAAGGCGGTGCCGGCGTCGAAGTACGCGGACGTGCTTCAGCGGCTGTTGCGCGAGAACATCTCGGTGCGCAATATGCGCCTGATCATGGAAACGCTGGCCGATTACGGTCAGCGTGAGCGCGATACCGCTGCCTTGACGGAGTTTGTCCGCTTCGCGCTGCGCGAACAGATTTGCCACCAGCTCGCGTCCGACGGCGAGTTGCAGGCCTACGTGCTGGAACCGGAGCTGGAAGAACACCTCAGTTCGAATATCCGCCAGGCGGCGGGCGGCGGCTTCCTGGCGCTCAGCCCGCAAGCCACCAACCAGATCATTGCGGCGATACGCGATGCGGTCACCGAATTCCAGCCCAAGGGCCGCACGCCGGTACTGGTTTGTGCGCAGGATGTCCGTCGCTATCTGCGCACCATGCTGGAGCCGGAATTCCCGGAAGTGACGATTCTTGCCGTCACCGAGCTGACACCCGAAGTCAGGGTCAACGTCATCACCACCATCGCGCTGCCGGATGAAGAGAACCGGGAAGACGACTTCAACGACTGGGGTGACGACAGTTGA
- a CDS encoding HrpJ domain-containing protein, producing MSISALAPQAPVSPDWKRSDSQSRNAEIKTAQQSATPAVAPRPATQQVPSWGFSADAAQFHAFASHREKIRTATVASSAKNGTRHASRFNMQLRTLRRAYQLMKGPVAERELQVQAETIIDALRSGQELDQFFSDEDATANFIALQEAGERLRADAAGDEMREKIEAHLKRLWRIRRQRVLSELNTAQAIASFTEQLNEREQLRRFYYDSIVSGGSLRETFERLLQTFTASKIDWALKVLRKAINDDISARTSIADFFRLEQGSRTLNEVSKINSMKSFAQDLGLKLDAPTLKEVEGTYHFLREVMRYVESTGGTKRFTSLCESITSPERADSPEVQRHVRLFLRDMIPLTLWPDRTTRETHTNPYFRPAAAPAPAA from the coding sequence ATGAGTATTTCAGCCCTTGCTCCTCAAGCCCCGGTGTCGCCGGACTGGAAACGATCCGACTCGCAGTCGCGCAACGCCGAAATAAAAACAGCGCAACAGTCTGCGACACCGGCCGTTGCGCCACGGCCCGCGACGCAACAAGTACCGTCCTGGGGCTTTTCCGCAGACGCAGCGCAGTTCCATGCGTTTGCTTCCCATCGCGAGAAAATCAGAACAGCGACGGTCGCAAGCTCCGCCAAGAACGGCACACGGCATGCATCCCGCTTCAATATGCAGTTGCGGACCTTGCGGCGTGCATACCAGTTAATGAAGGGACCGGTCGCCGAACGCGAACTGCAGGTTCAGGCGGAGACCATCATTGATGCACTGCGGAGCGGCCAGGAGCTTGATCAGTTTTTTTCCGACGAGGATGCGACCGCCAACTTTATCGCCCTGCAGGAGGCTGGCGAGCGGTTGCGGGCGGATGCCGCCGGCGACGAGATGAGAGAAAAGATCGAAGCACACCTGAAGCGGCTCTGGCGGATACGCCGGCAACGTGTTCTCAGCGAACTCAATACTGCGCAAGCGATAGCTTCGTTCACGGAACAACTCAACGAGCGGGAGCAGTTGCGGCGCTTTTACTACGATTCCATCGTGTCCGGCGGATCCTTGCGTGAGACCTTTGAGCGTCTGCTGCAAACCTTTACGGCTTCAAAAATCGACTGGGCGCTCAAAGTCTTGCGCAAAGCGATCAATGACGATATTTCCGCGCGCACTTCGATTGCGGATTTTTTCAGACTGGAACAAGGGTCGCGCACATTAAATGAAGTCAGTAAAATCAATTCCATGAAATCGTTCGCCCAGGATCTTGGATTGAAGCTCGACGCGCCCACGCTCAAGGAAGTGGAGGGAACTTACCATTTCCTGCGCGAGGTGATGCGGTATGTGGAGAGTACCGGCGGCACAAAACGGTTTACAAGCTTGTGCGAAAGTATCACGAGCCCGGAACGGGCAGACAGTCCCGAGGTACAACGCCATGTCCGGCTATTCCTTCGTGACATGATTCCCCTGACCCTGTGGCCTGATCGCACCACACGCGAAACGCACACCAACCCTTATTTCCGCCCGGCTGCGGCGCCCGCTCCGGCGGCATGA
- a CDS encoding type IV pilus twitching motility protein PilT, whose translation MNNDFSLSRDLVQEIIGLIGSDQVFTDIHIEQDAPMMIKTPRGWQEVGGEPVLMEEMTPVLDSIDREWAAKLPGGAIDRPFVLTRCRLRCNAFLASGGTKVVISIRRLPLHPIPLERTGLPQYVKTMLEATKGVIFVTGPTGAGKTTTLASMLDHINSTRTGHIVTIEQPIEYQLMRKKSIVSQKEVVTDTPSFSSGLREAMRQNPDVIMVGEIRDQETAETVLHAGESGHLVLATMHTNSAVNAITKLLSFFPHHQQEQRAIALANSMIGVICQGLVPTENGDAFVLASELLFNNNQQIAKFIADPAKLPLLADFMKRREDNMSRCLNEDLAQLVGRKLISPKDAMRVAYNRIELHEMISSKR comes from the coding sequence ATGAATAACGACTTTTCCTTATCCCGCGACCTGGTTCAAGAGATCATTGGCTTGATCGGCTCCGACCAGGTGTTTACCGACATTCATATCGAGCAGGACGCGCCGATGATGATCAAGACGCCGCGCGGCTGGCAGGAAGTCGGCGGCGAGCCGGTACTGATGGAAGAAATGACGCCGGTACTGGATTCGATCGACAGGGAGTGGGCGGCCAAGCTGCCCGGCGGCGCGATCGACCGGCCATTTGTGCTGACGCGCTGCCGGTTGCGCTGCAACGCCTTTCTCGCGTCCGGCGGCACCAAGGTCGTTATCTCGATCCGCCGCTTGCCACTGCATCCGATACCGCTGGAGCGCACCGGTTTGCCACAGTATGTGAAGACCATGCTTGAAGCGACCAAGGGGGTTATCTTCGTCACCGGTCCGACTGGCGCCGGCAAGACCACCACGCTGGCATCGATGCTGGACCACATCAACAGCACGCGTACCGGCCATATCGTCACCATCGAGCAGCCGATCGAGTATCAGCTCATGCGCAAAAAATCCATCGTCTCGCAAAAGGAAGTGGTGACCGACACACCGAGCTTTTCGTCCGGCTTGCGCGAAGCCATGCGACAGAACCCGGATGTCATCATGGTCGGCGAAATCCGCGACCAGGAGACCGCGGAAACGGTATTGCACGCGGGCGAATCGGGACACCTGGTACTGGCGACCATGCATACCAACAGCGCGGTCAACGCGATTACCAAGCTCTTGTCTTTCTTTCCGCACCATCAGCAGGAGCAGCGGGCGATCGCACTCGCCAATTCGATGATCGGTGTAATTTGCCAGGGGCTGGTGCCGACCGAAAACGGCGACGCCTTTGTGCTGGCGAGCGAACTGCTGTTCAATAACAACCAGCAGATCGCCAAATTCATCGCCGACCCCGCCAAGCTGCCGCTGCTCGCGGATTTCATGAAACGGCGCGAGGACAATATGTCGCGTTGCCTCAATGAAGACCTCGCGCAGCTTGTCGGCCGCAAGCTGATCAGCCCGAAAGATGCGATGCGGGTGGCGTACAACCGGATTGAACTGCATGAAATGATCAGCAGCAAGCGGTGA
- a CDS encoding FHA domain-containing protein, producing MELRMLSGLHRGAVLELDDEELALGASDNADVIVVDPGVAPLHLQIRKENDGHVLVPGGGVVLSEDGWPVAQPVRLAPGMRFSLGGIWIGFYEADAAWEAPPAEPLRVPDTPFGDVPPAPDMAGADSTRAVPAADQNAPQGIPLQRRVKRPTVMIAVVLFLAPLLIWIATAAHARFGGEELNVKKAGKPSGSTSRIDNGTVLGKPSRTASVAPSAKPEPRIPIEQLLAQFKQQLAQRELLDRVDLIMGDTLTSGWEARGALDAEEEGRLTRLINSFSEMHRLPFMIRVKVVPLKDMLPFQIVEVTSGSYANIVTDSGERLFVGDTLQDYRLVAIAPTKIVFAGKRRIELPW from the coding sequence ATGGAACTACGGATGCTGTCGGGCTTGCATCGCGGCGCGGTGCTCGAACTCGATGACGAAGAACTGGCGCTGGGCGCCTCGGACAATGCCGACGTCATCGTCGTTGATCCGGGCGTGGCGCCATTGCATCTGCAGATACGGAAGGAAAACGACGGCCATGTCCTGGTGCCGGGGGGCGGCGTGGTGCTCTCTGAAGATGGCTGGCCGGTCGCGCAGCCGGTGCGGCTCGCGCCCGGTATGCGGTTCAGCCTGGGGGGAATCTGGATCGGCTTTTACGAAGCAGATGCCGCCTGGGAAGCGCCGCCTGCGGAGCCGCTGCGCGTACCCGATACTCCGTTCGGTGATGTTCCGCCGGCGCCTGACATGGCAGGAGCCGATTCGACACGTGCGGTGCCGGCGGCGGATCAGAATGCTCCTCAAGGCATACCGCTGCAGCGGCGCGTGAAGCGACCGACCGTCATGATCGCCGTTGTCTTGTTTCTGGCGCCGCTGCTGATCTGGATCGCCACGGCGGCGCATGCACGCTTTGGCGGCGAGGAGTTGAATGTGAAAAAGGCAGGCAAACCTAGCGGCTCGACTTCCAGGATCGACAATGGGACTGTCCTGGGAAAGCCATCGCGGACCGCAAGCGTTGCGCCGTCGGCCAAGCCCGAGCCGCGCATTCCGATCGAGCAGCTGCTGGCGCAATTCAAACAGCAGCTGGCGCAGCGCGAACTGCTCGACCGCGTCGATCTGATTATGGGCGACACCCTGACCTCCGGCTGGGAAGCGCGCGGCGCGCTCGACGCCGAGGAAGAAGGACGTCTGACGCGACTGATCAACAGCTTCTCGGAAATGCACCGCCTGCCGTTCATGATCCGGGTCAAGGTGGTGCCGCTCAAGGACATGCTGCCATTTCAGATTGTCGAAGTCACCAGCGGCAGCTATGCCAACATCGTGACCGATAGCGGAGAAAGACTGTTCGTCGGCGATACCTTGCAGGACTACCGGCTGGTAGCGATCGCTCCCACGAAAATCGTATTTGCCGGCAAACGCCGCATCGAATTGCCATGGTAA
- a CDS encoding RNA polymerase sigma factor, translating to MQISTDEISQINVTFDLKALEELVSVHGRRLHNFVRRRIGNMQDVEDIVQDTLLEAVRCRENFRHQSRPETWLFGIAANLIRNHYKRARAHDIFDELEEEAHIEEVGRSPAETFETIQLMERVSEVIDGLSNEVRSVFGLVFDEQMTYEEAAARLGIPVGTVRSRISRARLRLKELQLL from the coding sequence ATGCAAATCTCTACCGATGAAATTTCGCAAATCAACGTAACGTTTGATTTGAAGGCGCTGGAAGAACTGGTGTCCGTTCATGGCCGCCGACTGCATAACTTTGTTCGCCGCCGGATCGGGAACATGCAGGATGTCGAAGACATCGTGCAGGACACCTTGCTGGAGGCAGTGCGCTGCCGCGAGAATTTTCGCCATCAATCCCGTCCCGAGACCTGGTTGTTCGGTATCGCGGCCAATCTCATTCGCAATCATTACAAGCGCGCCCGGGCGCACGATATCTTCGACGAGCTGGAGGAAGAAGCGCATATCGAGGAAGTCGGACGCAGTCCGGCGGAAACCTTCGAGACCATCCAGTTGATGGAACGTGTTTCCGAGGTGATCGACGGTTTGTCCAATGAAGTACGCAGCGTGTTCGGCCTGGTGTTCGACGAACAGATGACGTATGAAGAGGCCGCCGCGCGTCTCGGCATCCCGGTCGGCACCGTGCGCTCCCGCATCTCGCGGGCCCGTCTGCGCCTCAAGGAACTGCAGCTTCTATAA
- a CDS encoding HrpE/YscL family type III secretion apparatus protein produces MNSLARPLPAAARLRGIGVRRGIVKADELGLGDLAQSIVDDARVEAARTMEEARMQAATMIEEARAAMAREKEAVAEQAEQAVWREAAAYQSQYERRLALFTEALEEHALDVVRKAFTMLSAKLPAREKIQSTVCTLMSEAGQLPDCTLHVNAQDLEGLQASQEDIPWPLQADAALRPGECLLVAERGTWRASFEGSVQALLAAMHGEQGKELPVAGE; encoded by the coding sequence ATGAATAGTCTGGCCAGACCACTTCCGGCCGCGGCGCGGCTGCGGGGCATCGGCGTACGGCGCGGTATCGTCAAGGCCGATGAACTGGGATTGGGCGACCTTGCACAGTCGATTGTCGACGATGCTCGCGTGGAGGCGGCACGTACGATGGAAGAGGCAAGGATGCAGGCCGCCACGATGATCGAGGAAGCGCGTGCAGCGATGGCGCGTGAAAAAGAGGCGGTCGCCGAACAGGCCGAACAGGCGGTATGGCGCGAGGCGGCGGCGTATCAGTCTCAGTACGAGCGGCGCCTGGCGCTGTTTACCGAGGCGCTGGAGGAGCATGCGCTAGATGTGGTGCGCAAGGCATTTACCATGCTGTCCGCGAAACTGCCGGCGCGGGAAAAGATCCAGTCGACGGTGTGCACCCTGATGTCCGAGGCCGGCCAATTGCCGGACTGCACGCTGCACGTCAATGCGCAGGATCTCGAAGGCCTGCAAGCATCGCAAGAGGATATTCCATGGCCGTTGCAGGCGGACGCGGCACTGCGGCCGGGAGAATGCCTGCTGGTGGCTGAGCGCGGCACATGGCGCGCATCGTTCGAAGGTAGCGTGCAGGCATTGCTGGCTGCGATGCATGGCGAACAGGGCAAGGAATTGCCGGTTGCAGGAGAATAG
- a CDS encoding CesT family type III secretion system chaperone, protein MNQGQFTRLVEEFCKHCGLPEPERILHGGPIAVNDIVFSLIYSEEVNPDAIFAYADFGEAPRGSETDVFRTLLETNLSLYDGKGPTFAISPETGRVVLSACYVIADTPPDELRKHLVKMAEQAKAWRADPLFGSSKQDAQRPRPSATAFQRPGKRLSGKEHVRLR, encoded by the coding sequence GTGAACCAAGGACAATTTACACGACTGGTGGAAGAATTCTGCAAACACTGCGGTTTGCCGGAACCGGAACGCATCCTGCATGGCGGGCCGATCGCGGTCAACGATATTGTCTTCTCGCTGATCTACAGCGAAGAAGTGAATCCCGATGCGATCTTCGCTTATGCCGATTTCGGCGAGGCGCCGCGCGGCAGCGAAACGGATGTCTTCCGCACACTGCTCGAAACCAATCTGTCGCTCTATGATGGCAAGGGACCGACGTTCGCCATCTCGCCCGAGACGGGGCGCGTCGTGCTCTCCGCCTGCTATGTGATCGCCGATACGCCGCCCGATGAATTGCGCAAGCATCTGGTCAAGATGGCGGAGCAGGCAAAGGCATGGCGTGCTGATCCGCTGTTTGGTTCGAGCAAGCAGGATGCACAGCGGCCGCGCCCGAGCGCGACGGCTTTTCAACGCCCGGGCAAGCGGTTGTCGGGGAAGGAACATGTGCGCCTACGTTAG
- the sctC gene encoding type III secretion system outer membrane ring subunit SctC — protein MWRDARHRLSRLCALVALALAPLAALCASPAHWKDVGYSYNANRTPLSRLLAEFAQSHGAELKLSARVSGTVNGRLQGATVLEFLERLTSMQRLQWFFYNNTLYVSPVSDAVFERIALTENTVSDAKAALVGLGLFEPKFGWGELPEERVVAISGPSEYLRLVKQVIQSGSGAKEDPEAMVFRLRYAAVEDRQVTIRDKVTVTPGVATLLKNMLSSRQGNTGHTGLSSQAAPSMSANPSRAESTMPMPNNLPLPGLTGMNALPGFMPPPAEQARSFGSHASGKPLRATQVEGDVRTNSIVIWDSPSKRNYYQRLIDALDVEQNLVEIEALIVDISQDRLKEIGAEFTVGGTKNSLSIGAAGAFARRGLAGGTLVLQSLDHFFAQLQLLEGQGEARILAKPSVLTLENLVAVLDLSQTVYLKSTGERVASVTPVTAGTMLRVIPRVIEEKNGPRVHLTVDIEDGKITERVAVDSPEVQRSTISTQAILENQASLVIGGYNSDSSAQRVQEVPGLSKVPLLGALFSSNHTSSQTKQRLFIITPRLVRPGAAPVAGLPAAVPANPPAAASSVPPSVPPGAADTIPQDMMTLRRPVVARLPDLPAPTQMQTPAQTRNVETIPADLMRLRR, from the coding sequence ATGTGGAGGGATGCCAGACACAGGTTGAGCCGGCTATGCGCGTTGGTTGCGCTGGCGCTCGCCCCGCTCGCCGCGTTGTGCGCGTCTCCAGCCCACTGGAAGGATGTCGGCTACAGCTATAACGCCAACAGGACGCCGCTGAGCCGGCTGCTGGCCGAGTTTGCGCAAAGCCATGGCGCTGAACTGAAACTGTCGGCCCGGGTGAGCGGTACGGTCAATGGCCGACTCCAGGGTGCGACGGTGCTCGAGTTTTTGGAGCGGCTGACATCGATGCAGCGCCTGCAGTGGTTTTTTTATAACAACACCCTGTATGTCAGCCCGGTGTCCGATGCCGTGTTTGAACGCATCGCGCTGACGGAAAACACTGTGTCCGATGCCAAGGCGGCCCTGGTCGGCCTGGGGCTGTTCGAGCCGAAATTCGGTTGGGGCGAACTGCCGGAAGAGCGGGTGGTCGCCATCTCAGGCCCGAGCGAATATTTACGTCTCGTCAAGCAGGTGATCCAGTCCGGCTCCGGGGCGAAGGAAGATCCGGAAGCCATGGTGTTTCGCCTGAGGTATGCGGCGGTCGAGGACCGGCAGGTCACGATACGCGACAAGGTGACCGTCACGCCCGGCGTGGCCACGCTGCTCAAGAACATGCTGTCCTCCCGTCAGGGCAACACGGGTCACACCGGGCTGTCGTCGCAGGCCGCGCCGTCGATGTCGGCCAATCCGTCGCGCGCCGAATCGACAATGCCGATGCCGAACAATCTGCCGCTGCCTGGCCTGACCGGCATGAATGCCTTGCCGGGTTTCATGCCGCCGCCGGCAGAGCAGGCCAGAAGTTTCGGTTCGCATGCATCGGGCAAGCCCTTGCGCGCCACGCAGGTGGAGGGCGATGTGCGCACCAATTCGATCGTGATCTGGGATAGCCCGAGCAAGCGCAATTACTATCAGCGCCTGATCGATGCGCTCGACGTGGAGCAGAACCTGGTGGAAATCGAAGCGCTGATCGTGGATATCAGCCAGGACCGGCTGAAGGAAATCGGTGCGGAATTCACCGTCGGCGGGACCAAGAACAGCCTGAGCATCGGCGCCGCCGGCGCCTTTGCGCGGCGCGGCCTCGCAGGCGGCACGCTGGTGCTGCAAAGCCTCGATCATTTCTTTGCACAGTTGCAGCTGCTCGAAGGGCAAGGAGAAGCCCGCATACTCGCCAAGCCCAGCGTGCTGACGCTGGAGAACCTGGTGGCGGTACTGGACTTGAGCCAGACCGTGTACCTGAAATCCACGGGAGAGCGCGTGGCCAGCGTGACCCCGGTGACCGCTGGAACGATGCTGCGCGTGATACCGCGCGTGATCGAAGAAAAGAACGGGCCGCGCGTCCATCTGACGGTCGATATCGAGGATGGAAAGATCACCGAGCGGGTCGCGGTCGATTCGCCGGAAGTGCAGCGCAGCACGATCAGTACGCAAGCCATCCTGGAGAACCAGGCCTCGCTGGTCATCGGCGGCTACAACTCCGACTCGTCGGCGCAGCGCGTACAGGAAGTGCCCGGGCTGTCCAAGGTGCCGCTGTTGGGTGCGCTGTTCTCGAGCAACCACACGAGCAGCCAGACCAAGCAGCGGCTGTTCATCATCACGCCGCGCCTGGTACGGCCGGGGGCGGCGCCTGTCGCCGGCCTGCCTGCGGCTGTGCCCGCTAACCCGCCTGCTGCGGCGTCTAGTGTGCCGCCGAGCGTGCCGCCTGGCGCGGCCGACACGATCCCGCAAGACATGATGACGCTGCGCCGGCCTGTGGTAGCACGCCTACCCGATCTGCCAGCACCGACGCAAATGCAAACGCCGGCGCAGACACGTAACGTGGAAACGATACCGGCAGACCTGATGAGATTGCGGCGATAA
- the sctS gene encoding type III secretion system export apparatus subunit SctS, which yields MEAINLFQHALILIILLSAPPLVVATVVGVGISLVQTLFQIQDQTVPFFIKLVAVSVTLLLTARWMQAELVTLTNQAFLAIGNVGR from the coding sequence ATGGAAGCCATCAACCTGTTTCAGCACGCGCTGATCCTGATCATCCTTCTTTCCGCACCGCCGCTTGTGGTGGCGACGGTGGTCGGTGTCGGCATATCCCTGGTGCAGACGCTGTTCCAGATCCAGGATCAGACGGTGCCGTTTTTTATCAAACTGGTGGCGGTGTCGGTCACGCTGCTGCTGACCGCGCGCTGGATGCAGGCTGAACTGGTGACCCTGACAAATCAGGCGTTTCTGGCGATAGGGAATGTCGGACGGTAA